The Setaria viridis chromosome 2, Setaria_viridis_v4.0, whole genome shotgun sequence DNA window TTTTCCGACTACGTGCAATTTTGTTAATAGAACTGATAGAAGAGGCAGCACCATTGAGAAAGACTACCAGTAACCAGTCCTTTATAGCGGGAACCTGCACCGATCCATGGCGAAGTGGCTCATGCGAAACAACCATAGCAAATCATCAGCCAGCATGTTGCTCTTGAGAATCAGATGTTAGATTTAATCTTGTTGTACGTGTTGCTTTATGTTCAGTGCATCGTTGAGTTCAAGTTAGTAGTGTCCGTGTCTGTCGTGCAGCATGGCGTAGTGGCCAGGACCTGCAAGTGCAAGCAGATCGGCAGCCATGACGTGAGTGTGAGTATGTGTTGTGGTGTGCGGCCAGGTGCCTGGTCGAGACATGGCGAGTGCTTAGGAGAAAATCAGCAGATGCATGTGTTTGTTAGTCTGATCAGTCATGCAGGCGCACGTTGGCTTGGAGTTGTAGCCAAGTCTAAGTGAACGAGTCATGGCGAGAAAAGTGGATCAGATAGCTCATGCATGTAGTCGTTAGTGGTGATCTGCGTGTAGAGAGATGTGCCTCGCATGTAGGAAGGTGATTAGTGACCACGGGAGAGTTTAGCCGGGTCGCGCGGCCAGACGTGGCTCAACcagtgtgtgcgtgcgtgtttaTTTAAGTCGTTGTAATTACCGCGTTCATGAGGCTGTGGTGAAGAGAATAGAAGTGCTGTGACAGCTGCCAGGAGGCAGAGGCGAGGATTGCAGGAACATGCGCCTTGTGGCCTGCGTGATCAGGAACCAGAAACTGCAGATCACCTCTTCTCCAGGTGCTCATTCGCTATGCAAGTGTGGCATCAAGTCAGTGCAGTACTGAACCTACACAACGCCATCCCGGCAAATGAAGTCCGGCTGTTAGACTAGTAGCTCAGCAAGAGAAGCGGTGTCCATTCAGGGCAAAGGAAAGGCTTCGACTCGGCGTTTATGGTTGTTTCATGGAAAATATGGAAGGAACACAATGAAAGGGTGTTTGTAAGATCACCACCAAAAGGTGCCTCACAGTTGCTGCACGAGATCATTCAGGAAGGGCAACTCTGGTGAGCCTCCGGTACAAAACACCTAGCTGTCGTAGGCTGGCCGGTGCCATCAGGTGTTTTAGATCAGTATTCTGATCTCAGCCTATCTGTACCTTTTGTATTGTCGTTGTGGTGGTGTAATGTAAGCTAAAATATACCTAAACTCGTGTGCGTACGCCTGTATAGGCTCGTGATGTATgaaaacttttttcttttaatataAAGATACACAGTTCTCCTGCGTatttagaaaaagaaagaatagaAGTGGTGTGCAGTGCCGTGAAAAAGAGATTTCTCGCGTCTGCCTCTGCTTGTGAATGTGTACGTGTTTACCATACACCTGAGCGATCATAGAGTTTCGTGAGTTCGTGAGGAGACTGGTAGATCcaccagcagctgctgctgctgctcttcgcCACGGCAACCAACATTGCAACCGCAGAAACGTCTTCGAGAGGCCATGGGGGCGACGAGAGAGGCACCGGTTGAGGGTGGTCGCCCTGGACCTCTTCTCCCAGGGGCTCACCGGCACCATCTCCCCTGTCATCGGCAACCTTACCTTCCCGCGTTCACTCAACCAGAGCTTCAACATCCTTCAAGGCGAGATCCCTCCCACCATCGGCTCCCTAACGCGCCTCCGGCTCATTGACCTGAGCACAAACATGCTCACTGGTGTCATCCCAAGGAACATCAGCCGCTGCACCAGCCTGGATACGATGCACATCAATAGCAACAAGGGGACACGGGGAAGCATACCGGATGAGATTGGCAACATGCCGTCTCTCTCATATCTAGTGCTGTTCAATAACAGCATCACCGGAACCATCCCATCGTCTCTTGGGAACCTTTCCCGGTTGATCGAGTTGTCCTTGTCGTTGAACTACCTTGAGGGATCAATCCCTTCAAGCATTGGGAACAATCCATATCTCACTTTCCTTCAGCTCTCTGTTAATAATATCTCTGGTTTGCTTCCTCCTTCCCTGTACAACCTGTCATCTCTTAATTACTTTTACACAGCAGACAACAATCTGCATGGCCGTCTACCAATTGATCTGGGGAAAAGCTTTCCGAGCATCCAAGAGATTTTCATTGGAGGAAACCGATTTTCTGGAGCTCTTCCACAATCAATAACTAATCTGTCCAAGCTGCAGATGCTTTACGTGGAGAACAATAGTTTTGCCGGAATTGTTCCTTCCAGATTGGGTAGATTGCAAAATCTGGAAGTGTTGATTCTGGAAGACAACATGTTAGAGGCAAACAACGAGGAAGAGTGGGAACATATTGCTTCTTTGACGAATTGTAGCAGATTACAAAAGTTAATCATTGGATGGAACAAGTTCGCAGGGAAACTGCCAAGTTCGTTGGCTAATTTGTCCACCaacctccaatggctgcggaCTACCAGCAACAACATATCTGGTCTCATCCCATCAGATATTGGAAATTTGGGAAGGCTTGAGTATCTTGATTTTAGAGACAACTTACTCACTGGGGTCATTCCTGAAAGCATAGGGAAGCTTACACTGGGGTCATTCCTGAAAGCATAGGGAAGCTTACACGATTGTGCTATCTAATTTTGAATTCTAACAACTTTGAAGCACGTATACCATCTTCCATCGGAAACCTCACTTAAATCATTGTGGTTGGTGCATATGCCAACAGCTTGGAGGGGCCAATTCAGAAAACATTTAGCCCTAGATATATCAATTAACAAGCTTACTGGCTTTATTCCTAAAGGAATTATGGAGCTCTCATCAATCTCATCAATTCTCGATTTGTCTTACAACTTGCTGGAGGGACCCCTTCCTGCAGAAGTTGGTAATTTGGTAAATATCGAAGAGCTCAGGCTGTCAGGAAACAAATTGTCTGGTGCAATACCTGATGCCATTGGCAACTGCAAAGTCCTAGAAATCCTATTTCTGGATGGTAATTCATTTAAGGAAGCATACCTGCTACTTTCAGGAACATGGCAGGCCTCAGTCTATTGAACTTAACAGACAACAAACTGAATGGCAGCATCCCTGGCAACCTAGCAACCATCACTGACTTGAAGGATTTGTACCTTGCCCACAATAATTTGTCAGGAACAATCCCAGAACTGTTAGGTAATTCAACATCACTGCTCCACCTTGATCTATCCTTCAACAATTTGCAAGGTGAAGTACCAAAAGAAGGGGTTTTCAGAAATATAACAGGACTGTCAATCCTTGGGAACAATGCATTATGTGGTGGAATACAACAACTTCATCTCCCAAAATGCACCAAGTCCACTgtagggaagaaaaagaaaagcatgcCAAAGTTTCTCAGGATAGTGATCCCTATAACAGGAGCCATCATGCTCTTGCTTTCAGGGCTTGCCTTAGCTGGATTTTGTTACAGGAAGTCCAAGGTAGGATTGAAGAAAGATGATGAGCAACCTCAATTAACAGAGATAGAGCTTCCAATGATTCCATATAATGATATActaaaaggaacagatggattTTCTGAGGCCAATGTGCTCGGGAAAGGAAGATACGGTACAGTATATAGAGGCACTCTAGAAAATCATGCCGTTGCCATAGCAGTTAAGGTATTTAATCTCCAGCAATCAGGATCATACAAAAGCTTCATGGCTGAATGCAAGGCACTCAGAAGAGTGAGGCACCGATGCCTTGTGAAGATCATTACATGCTGTTCAAGCATCAACCACCAGGGTCAAGACTTCAGAGCACTAGTCTTTGAATTTATGGCTAACGGCAGCTTAGACAGATGGATCCACTCAAATGTTGACGGCCAAAATGGACAAGGAGCACTCAGCTTGTCACAAAGGTTAGATATCGCAGTGGACATCGTTGATGCTTTAGACTATCTTCACAATAGTTGCCAGCCACCGGTCATCCATTGCGATCTAAAGCCAAGTAACATTCTTCTGAATCAGGACATTGGAGCTCGTGTTGGGGATTTCGGCATTGCTAGAGTTCTAGATCAATCAACAAGCAAAAATCCAATGAATTCCAATAGCTCCATAGGAATAAGAGGCACCATAGGATACATTGCTCCATGTAACTCAGATATGCCCATGTACTTCACAAGATAGCATCTAATTAGCTCTATGCACATGAAAcatcttttttaattttgtacATACCTTAAATGCCCCATATTGTTTCACTCTATAGCAGAATATGGAGAAGGGCTTGCAGTATCAACTTACGGTGATGTGTATAGTCTTGGTGTTACTTTAATTGAGATGTTTACAGGAAGGAGCCCAACAGATGATATGTTCAGAGATGGGATGAGCCTGCATTATTTTGCTGAGGCATCTCTTCCTGACAAGGTTATGGAGATAGCAGATTCCAATATGTGGCTGCATGATGGACTAAACACCAAAAATGATACAACGCATATGACAAGTATCAAAGAATGTCTGTCTTCAGTCATCCAGCTTGGTGTCCTATGCTCAAGGCAACTGCCCATAGAGCCGCTATCAGTGAGCGATGCCGCTACGGAGATGCATGCTATCAGAGATCTATACATCACTACTCAACATTCTGGATCATATGCAAGCAGCGCAAAGATATAAGGGTGATTAAGAATTTACCCCCTAATgtcaatgcaaaaaaaaaacatacatttCACAAGTGTAAAATAGAGTATCGCAAATTGGCATTCACCATCCATGTGTGTGTGGCTGTGTCCCCACTAGCTCCTCGACTTTCTTCCGCACAACTCATGAGAGATGCATGCAGGTCtggctccctctccctcctggAATGTGCCGTTGGTGCCATGTATCTTGGCGTTTGTTCACATATAATCCGATCTTGAATGAGCCTCAAGGTCGAATCTGCGTTATTACTGCATTATCATTGTCGAGCTCCAGATGGGTACCAAATAAACAGAAGAAACATTGGTAATTTGGCAATTAACATGGTTCAGTTATCCCTGACCTTAGAAATCAGATAACGCCGCAACCATGGCAGCTCCCGGGGCCCTCGGCCCGCGCCTGCCGAGagtgaagaggaagaggggggaggaggccgccgctgTTCGCCCAGACATACTAGATCACAAGCTTCTGCGGGATCGAACCGGGGTTGGAAATTAGAACGAAGCGAGAAATTGACCTCTCGCCCACTGCACCGAGCAAGCGAGGAGTCCCTAGTGCTAAATGGGAGTGCACCTGGAAGGAGAAGGTGACGACGGCCGATGaagccggggcggcggcggcgcacggggaggGGGTAGAAGATGCCGGTACACGACGCCGGCACAGGGAAAATTTTCTCggtgaaagaaaaaagagagaaatcacGTTGAGCCGGTTTTTTTTACCGCTCAAAAATTTCGGCCCTTTTGAATTCACAACCAAAGAAACTCGGCCCAAAAACCCCTGCCTCCCGGCTCCCCAAAACCCTAAATTTTATCCCATTTCTATGCATTGTTATGTCTTGTTTTCCATGTTAGGTTGTTTGGAAATAATCTAGGTTATTTTTTGGAAATAATCTAGGTTATTTTGTATACAAACTGAGggttttttctaaattttgtcCAAAAGGAAAACGTCGAATTCGAGAAATCCGATAAACGTGTTTCTTGGTGACCTTCGGTTTTTTCTCTTACCGGTAAGGTAAACCTTGCGCAGGCAGCGATGGCGATAAGGTGTGAGGGGTATGACCATTTTATCTTGTGTTTCCCCTTCTATCTATAATGGTCAGTTTTTGCAAGGAAACTGTAATGACCATTTGATcctagccaatttcttctctttatgTATGCAGGCAGCGGATGCTAcaatttcttcctttttttaagAAATTTGACCATCACAAAATGCATGATTCATTATGGTTTCCAAATTCTCATTCCCAAAGCTGTTTGCTTATACTCTTTTTTGGTTCAGATCAGTTAACATAAGGATCACATTGACTGAGAAGTCGGACAGCTCATGGTACATCGATGGTGCTTCTGCTCATGTACACCAACATTCATAACACTTTTTGCATGTGTATCAGTTTGTATACATTTACCAACACTCAATGCATGATATCAAGAGGAAACTTGGTTTTCCTCACACCTCCCTTCTGAAAACCGTTTTAATAGATGACAACAAGAACTGCATGACATGCGTATATAAAGTCCTAGTGACCCACGATGGCGAACATATTTCCAGCCAGTGTGGAAATAGAAGTGGTATGGTATCCTGCTGCTGGATTTTGTTTTCAACATGCGGATAGCAAGTCACTGGATGGGAATGAGGACTTGGAGGGGACCAATCATGTTTGTTACTCTTTGATTGTTTGAAGATGCTCATGTTTCCTAATTCAGCTAACCAACCTAGGCAGATTAATCCCCCACCGTTCGTCCACAAACAGTTATGTGCACTGTCAACTATTCAGCCTTCTCTATCCTACATAAAtccaagatcacacccaagctAAAGCATACCAAGGTGTACATGTCCAATGGTATGATGTTTCACTAAGGCAGCCAACGATCATGTCTCCAATCAGCATGTTAGGTACACTACAATGATGAAAGTTGCAACTAGGAATTGCTCTTTTGGTTTACATGATCTTTTAAGGTAGTTTAGAATTTTGATTCCCCCCATGGCAGAAATCTCCTTTTGAACATTCCAAAAAAGTTCGAACACTTGATGTTTGTAATCAGAACACACAAGTTTCACGTACGAAGAAAAAGATTATGAATGTATGCTTTGATCTTTTTCAGCAGCCTATTAGTATTTACTGCGACCTTATTTACAGTCCATTAAAACATGCTTCTGCATCAATCAATTACAGCACATCTTGAGCACCGGATTGATTATACAAATGAAGAATGATCGATCTCATATTCTCTGACGTAAATACTGCAAGAGATGAGTAAACTAGATGATACTTAAAAGAATGCAAACTAACTTATTTTCTTGTTCTTGATAACATTACAAAACTCGTCTGTCAGCCACTCTCCACAAAGTAGTATAACTTATCAACAAAAGAATGCATATCAACACAAGTAACTTTCTGATAAACAATATCTCCTGGTCTGTACGTAGCTGTAAATAAAGCCACCTACTTATAACTTAACAGACAATTGGTGGCAGGGGCACTTTCGTATTCTCAAAAACATGACTCGGGGTATTTTTCTGTTTCTACAATCCCCCACGTTCCTAGCAGTTGATGCCACATGTTTGGGTGTTTGGGCCAGTGACACGGGTGGTGAACGGGTCGACACGAACCCACAGCAAGGAGAAGATTGAAGCAAGAAGGATTGCCCAGACGACGACGATGGTTGGGGTACGGTTTTGCCTACCCATGAGACCCTTAAGGAAGGGGTACAAATGAACAATCACCCAGAAGGCGAAGAAGAGCTTGCCAAAGAGTGGCCCCCATGATTGGTAACCGCTGTTGATCGCATAGGAGATACCAGCAACAACACCGACCAGGTtgataatcaagatggttgttGGTGGGATGAGAAGGGTTGTCCACTTGAACATGTAGAGCTCCGCAAAATCACCTTCTTCATCATTGGCCTTTGAGGTGACAGTAAAGTTGGTGTCGATACCAGCAAGCACCTTGAGAAGACCCTGGAAGACGGCGAAAAGATGGGCAGAGATACCTCCAATAACCCAGAATTGTTCATTCCTCCACCATTCGTCAATGCCAACACCACTCCACCTCATCTCAAGGATACCAGTGGCAAAAAttgaaagaaagagagagatgaACCAAATACTAGCAAAGTTGCTAATCTGCATTCCAAAATAGATTCAGTCAGCATTTTTGTTCCATGCTCCTTGTAATAAAGAACAATTTTGTGTAACCGATGCTTACCTCTGGGATGATGAACTTCCCAGTGAGCAGACAGATGGCAGGCAGAACACAGTATATGAGAAGTGGGATAGACGTAAGGGGGTAGATGGTGGTGTTAATGTAAGCAAATCTCTCCAAGAACTTCAGGCGTCCTCCATAGCCATACCATAAGGGGCAATGCCGGCTGAAAAGAATTTCCACAGAACCAAGAGCCCACCGGAGCACTTGGTTCAGACGATCTGAAAGATTGATGGGAGCAGATCCCTTGAAAGCTGGCCGCTTAGGCATGCAGTAAATTGACCGCCAGCCTCGTGCATGCATCTTGAATCCAGTAAGAATATCTTCTGTCACAGAACCATAGATCCACCCAATCTGCAATTTGAAACAAACTTGTTACCATTGACCAAGAAAGTCTTACTCATGCTAACTTCAACATATGGTCATCAAATTGCAACGACAATAGAACAAAAGGTGTGATGTGAACTAAGGGTTCACAATCATGTGCTCACAGTTGCTCATTACTTCAGTTCCATGTTATTTGTATATCCACCCCTTCTccataagaaaaatgaaaacagTGTTGATGTGAGGATTGTTACGTTACCTCAGTTCCCCACTCAGACTTGTCCTCATAGCCACAACTTATGACATGGATAGCTTCTTTCAGAAGCGATTCTGGAGTTGCAGACTGAGGAACACCACCATATTCCATCAGAGTGGAGGCAACAAAAGCTGCGGATTGGCCAAATCTCTTCTCCAAGCTCATTTGAGACATAAGAAGTGATTTCTCATCATCAAATCCAGCACCTGACATATCAATAAATGCCAACATGCATACATGTTTTAGAACACCAAAAATATACAAGTAAAAACAGCATGCAACAAAAAGGTACAAATTTgagaaattaaaaattagtcTTAGCCATGAATATCTATAAACATAAAGGTGTACCTTCAACTCCCTCCTCAATATCTTCAAGATTGAATACTGGCACGGAACTGTCCACATGCTTCTGTGACTTTTTCTTGTCTGAGCCCTTCTTCTTTGATTTGCTTGTCTTCTTCCTGCCACCACAGAGTGATGACAAGAAACCACCCTTCTTCTTTTGCTTAATTGGGGGCTCATAACCATATAGAGCTGTTCTGTTGAAAACACAACCAGTTCCCACATAAACTGGTCCTTGAATGCCATCGAGACCCCTCAAGTTAATCTGTGGTAAACAGAAATGCCCCAGAAATTTAGTTAGAAACTTTAAAACTTGTTCACCCAATAGTCTTGATATTAATGGAGAATTTTAAAACATGATTTGAGGCGTACATCGAAAAACACGGTGTTCCTGTTGGCATATCGATCATTCCTATCAATACCATCGAACCTTTGTGGAAACTGAACATAGCAGACACTCCTTCCTAGGTTAGGATCCATAAGGAAGCACATAGCTTCCCTAAGAGCCTTGCTGTTGTTGATGTAGTGATCACAATCAAGATTCAACATGTACTGTCCATTGGTAAGCACAGCTGAGACACGAACCTATGGAAGAGAAAGCTGCCATCAGAACCAACATATGGAAGTGAAGTTGATAATTTTGACATTTGTGTAACATATAACTACTTACAAGAGCATTCATGGCACCAGCTTTCTTGTGATGCTGGAATCCAGGACGCTTCTCACGAGAAACATAGACCAAACGGGGAAGCTCATTGCCCTCAGTATCAAGGCCACCACTGTGACCAAGGAAAACCTGAGTATGATCAAGAAAGAGGAGTTAGCAAAGAAAATTCCTttcaagagaaaagaaaaaaaaagatattatCAGGCACATTAGCAGTCAGTTGAGTAACAGAAGTTCCATTCTGTATTAGAAATATGGTAACCTGAATCATTCCAGGATGGTCCCTGGTATTGTTTCCTGGCCATGGTGTGCCATCCTGCATGATCCATCCTTCCTCTGGAACTTTCTGTGCCTTAGCAACAAGGCCATTTACCCTAACTTTAAATTCTTCATATTCTCTCTGCAACAAGTTTTCAGTTAAGACACATTAGTATTGGATTACAACATAGAAAATGAATATATATTTAATTCACAAAGAAGACAAACCTTCATGGCCCGGCGGTCTTTAACAAATGAAGGCTGGACTTTGTCCTTCAAGTAATCAATTTTCTGGCTGAAGTACCATTCAGGAGCTCTAGGCTCAATGTTGTACTTCTTAACAAATGGTACCCATTTTCTAGCAAATTCTGAAGTCTCAGCTAACGCATCAAATGTCAGCATTGCAGCTCCATCATCAGATACATAGCAAGAGACCTTGTCCACAGGGTAATCCACAGCAAGAATGGATAGAACAGTGTTGGCAGTGACAATAGGAGGCTCCTTCAATGGGTCGACTGTACTGACGAAGATGTCAACTGCAGCCAACTGAGATGGCTCACCTTCACGGTCATACCTGTTAGACAAAATGTAACCCTAATATCAGTGATATGAAAAAATCTAGTTTGTGTTTTGACAAGGTACAACAGAACTGTAAAAGATATCACCTCAATGCCAATCTATCAAGGTAAGTCTCGCGGTTGATTGGAAACCACTTTGGGAACTGATCCAAAATCCAGGAAAGAGCAAACCAAATCTCACATATAACAGATAGAAGCCATAACGGGTATGCATTGCGCACAGGATTTGTGATACGGTAGTGCAGAAAGATGCTTAGAACAACCAAACGCAGCACAATGACCATTCTGTAAGGATTGATCCTGGAGGAAGGAAGTGGAACTTTCCTAGATAGAGGCTGCCGAGTTTCATCATTCCTGCAATTCAGATGGCACAAAATTAGTTATGTCAGAAAGCATAACAAGAAATGGTTGGATAATTTACTCTATACACATTTTCTTGAGAAGACACATTGAAACAATTACCCAGCATTGCAGTGCCTTAAGCATAACAGGTTTGAGCATTTATGTAGATTTAACAAACTGTTGCGATATAGTGTTCCCCTTTCTAGGTTAAGATGTGTGACCTTCCATAAAATTCTTAACAGATCCATAATTTTGGAAGTTGGAACATAAAGGTGAGCCTCCAAATTCTTACAATGATGTGCAGAGCTAAAGTAAATCAAGCTACTTTTTTTATATATCTTCCTTTTTGTAGATGTAAGTCGATACTAATTACGAAATACAATTTAGTACTAAACAACATATGATTCTGTGAAACATGAGTGTGCTACGGAGGGAGTTGGGACTCACAGTAAGGCATCTTCCATGTTGTAATCAGTAGATGCATCAATGTCACCAACACCCCGACCCTCAGAGGGAGCAATGCTGGTGCCATTAGTCATGGGAATTGTTCCCTTATCCTGCTTCATTTTCCAGCCATCAACTCTCTCTTTCCAGGCAACATTTCCAATGCTACCAGAGAACTCCCTTGATGGATTTGCTGGCAAGGAGCAAGAAACAATCATCAGATCTTCACATCAGACATCTGCTACAAACTGAAATGTTAGAGACCATGGTGAGAGAAAAAAACATACGTGAATGATTCACATAGGGAAATGGAGCACGCTTGCCAATGTTCCCAGTAGGGGACATCATATGGTGATCAGGGGAAGCTCCAGGAATTTCTCCCGAGATCTGCGCATCCAATTCAAGAGAGTAAGCACTAGCACATATCCAACATATTTTGAGCAAAATATGTCAAAATTCGCAGCACCAACCTGGCTGTTAGTGACAGATGGGATGTATCCACGAGGGATCTCACCACTATCATACTTGGTGAGTCCGATCTCTCCACTGTCATACTTTGGGCGGCCAACATCCCCGCTGCCCCCAGCATTCATGCGCCAGCTGCGCATCCTATCAGCAATCTTCTGCTTCTGGTCATCATTGCCAGATGCAGGATAGTTGAAGTCACTGGCGTCATCGGCATCAGTATCATCACCTTCCTCCCCACGGATCGCTGGGCTCCCTGAAGGATTCACTCAAAGTTCAGCATATGCTTAACAAATGTATTGATCATACTTGTTATTATTGACCAAAAGTCTATAGTGTCACATCATATACAACTCCAATTACTATTTTTTTCCTCCCTAACTACAATTCGACGGAACTCACACAAAGACAAGACTAGGCCTTGCTACAAGCTAAAATAGGATCCAGTGATAGCGACAGAGCCAATATGCTCCCCCTGACGAAAATGCCATGAGATCCACCAGAACCAAAAAGAACCCACCATTTCTGTTGTTCTCGATCAAAG harbors:
- the LOC117844037 gene encoding probable LRR receptor-like serine/threonine-protein kinase At3g47570 — translated: MAGLSLLNLTDNKLNGSIPGNLATITDLKDLYLAHNNLSGTIPELLGNSTSLLHLDLSFNNLQGEVPKEGVFRNITGLSILGNNALCGGIQQLHLPKCTKSTVGKKKKSMPKFLRIVIPITGAIMLLLSGLALAGFCYRKSKVGLKKDDEQPQLTEIELPMIPYNDILKGTDGFSEANVLGKGRYGTVYRGTLENHAVAIAVKVFNLQQSGSYKSFMAECKALRRVRHRCLVKIITCCSSINHQGQDFRALVFEFMANGSLDRWIHSNVDGQNGQGALSLSQRLDIAVDIVDALDYLHNSCQPPVIHCDLKPSNILLNQDIGARVGDFGIARVLDQSTSKNPMNSNSSIGIRGTIGYIAPSEYGEGLAVSTYGDVYSLGVTLIEMFTGRSPTDDMFRDGMSLHYFAEASLPDKVMEIADSNMWLHDGLNTKNDTTHMTSIKECLSSVIQLGVLCSRQLPIEPLSVSDAATEMHAIRDLYITTQHSGSYASSAKI
- the LOC117843626 gene encoding probable cellulose synthase A catalytic subunit 8 [UDP-forming] — protein: MEGDADAVKSGRRGGGQVCQICGDGVGTTAEGDVFAACDVCGFPVCRPCYEYERKDGTQACPQCKTKYKRHKGSPAIRGEEGDDTDADDASDFNYPASGNDDQKQKIADRMRSWRMNAGGSGDVGRPKYDSGEIGLTKYDSGEIPRGYIPSVTNSQISGEIPGASPDHHMMSPTGNIGKRAPFPYVNHSPNPSREFSGSIGNVAWKERVDGWKMKQDKGTIPMTNGTSIAPSEGRGVGDIDASTDYNMEDALLNDETRQPLSRKVPLPSSRINPYRMVIVLRLVVLSIFLHYRITNPVRNAYPLWLLSVICEIWFALSWILDQFPKWFPINRETYLDRLALRYDREGEPSQLAAVDIFVSTVDPLKEPPIVTANTVLSILAVDYPVDKVSCYVSDDGAAMLTFDALAETSEFARKWVPFVKKYNIEPRAPEWYFSQKIDYLKDKVQPSFVKDRRAMKREYEEFKVRVNGLVAKAQKVPEEGWIMQDGTPWPGNNTRDHPGMIQVFLGHSGGLDTEGNELPRLVYVSREKRPGFQHHKKAGAMNALVRVSAVLTNGQYMLNLDCDHYINNSKALREAMCFLMDPNLGRSVCYVQFPQRFDGIDRNDRYANRNTVFFDINLRGLDGIQGPVYVGTGCVFNRTALYGYEPPIKQKKKGGFLSSLCGGRKKTSKSKKKGSDKKKSQKHVDSSVPVFNLEDIEEGVEGAGFDDEKSLLMSQMSLEKRFGQSAAFVASTLMEYGGVPQSATPESLLKEAIHVISCGYEDKSEWGTEIGWIYGSVTEDILTGFKMHARGWRSIYCMPKRPAFKGSAPINLSDRLNQVLRWALGSVEILFSRHCPLWYGYGGRLKFLERFAYINTTIYPLTSIPLLIYCVLPAICLLTGKFIIPEISNFASIWFISLFLSIFATGILEMRWSGVGIDEWWRNEQFWVIGGISAHLFAVFQGLLKVLAGIDTNFTVTSKANDEEGDFAELYMFKWTTLLIPPTTILIINLVGVVAGISYAINSGYQSWGPLFGKLFFAFWVIVHLYPFLKGLMGRQNRTPTIVVVWAILLASIFSLLWVRVDPFTTRVTGPNTQTCGINC